One window of Paenibacillus albicereus genomic DNA carries:
- the lysA gene encoding diaminopimelate decarboxylase — protein MHLHGTAKINEHGRLEIGGCDTKDLAEQFGTPLYVVDEALVRQRAREYVEAFQASGFRFQVAYASKAFSTVAMCAIAEQEGLSLDVVSDGELYTALQAGFPAERIHFHGNNKTPFEIEMALDAGIGCFVADNFSELQLLNAIAASKGRKANILLRITPGVEAHTHDYISTGQQDSKFGFDLAGGAAFEAVRQALGLEHLVLLGVHSHIGSQIFEVEGFRMAAAKVAEFAVDVKAKLGQTFRVINLGGGFGIRYTSEDSPLPVRDYIGAITDAIRTNFTDAGYPLPEIWVEPGRSIVGDAGTTLYTVGTSKDIPGVRKYVAVDGGMTDNPRPALYESKYEAVLANRAAEPAVETVSVAGKCCESGDMLIWDLELPKAETGDLLAVFCTGAYNYAMASNYNRIRRPAVVLVKDGQADVAVKRESLEDISRNDVLPERLRKVEVQP, from the coding sequence ATGCATCTTCACGGAACAGCAAAAATAAATGAGCACGGCCGCCTGGAGATCGGAGGCTGCGATACGAAGGATCTGGCGGAGCAGTTCGGCACGCCGCTGTATGTCGTCGACGAGGCGCTCGTCCGCCAGCGCGCCCGCGAATATGTCGAGGCGTTCCAGGCGTCCGGCTTCCGCTTCCAGGTCGCCTACGCGAGCAAGGCGTTCAGCACGGTCGCGATGTGCGCCATCGCCGAGCAGGAGGGCCTGTCGCTCGACGTGGTCAGCGACGGCGAGCTCTATACGGCGCTGCAGGCCGGCTTCCCGGCGGAGCGCATCCATTTCCACGGCAACAACAAGACGCCGTTCGAGATCGAGATGGCGCTCGACGCCGGCATCGGCTGCTTCGTCGCGGACAACTTCTCGGAGCTGCAGCTGCTGAACGCCATCGCCGCCTCCAAGGGCCGCAAGGCGAACATCCTGCTGCGCATCACGCCGGGCGTCGAGGCGCACACGCATGACTACATCTCGACCGGACAGCAGGATTCCAAGTTCGGCTTCGACCTCGCCGGCGGCGCCGCGTTCGAGGCGGTGCGCCAGGCGCTCGGCCTGGAGCATCTCGTGCTGCTCGGCGTGCACTCGCATATCGGCTCCCAGATTTTCGAGGTCGAAGGCTTCCGCATGGCGGCAGCCAAGGTCGCGGAGTTCGCCGTCGACGTCAAGGCCAAGCTCGGCCAGACGTTCCGCGTCATCAACCTGGGCGGCGGCTTCGGCATCCGCTATACGTCCGAGGACAGCCCGCTTCCGGTGCGCGACTATATCGGCGCGATTACGGACGCGATCCGCACCAACTTCACCGACGCCGGCTATCCGCTTCCGGAGATCTGGGTCGAGCCGGGCCGCAGCATCGTCGGCGACGCCGGCACGACGCTGTACACCGTCGGGACGAGCAAGGACATTCCGGGCGTCCGCAAGTACGTCGCCGTCGACGGCGGCATGACGGACAACCCGCGCCCGGCGCTCTACGAGTCCAAGTACGAGGCCGTGCTGGCCAACCGCGCCGCCGAGCCGGCCGTCGAGACGGTGTCCGTCGCCGGCAAGTGCTGCGAGAGCGGGGACATGCTCATCTGGGACCTGGAGCTGCCCAAGGCCGAGACGGGCGATCTGCTCGCGGTGTTCTGCACCGGCGCGTACAACTACGCGATGGCGTCCAACTACAACCGCATCCGCCGTCCGGCTGTCGTGCTGGTCAAGGACGGTCAGGCCGACGTCGCGGTGAAGCGCGAGTCGCTCGAGGACATCTCGCGCAACGACGTGCTGCCGGAACGTCTGCGCAAGGTCGAAGTCCAGCCGTAA
- a CDS encoding peptidylprolyl isomerase, with protein MAKQAKITLENGGEVLLDLFEKDAPNTVANFEKLANEGFYNGLAFHRVIPGFVAQGGCPNGTGTGGPGYTIDCEINPNKHERGSLAMAHAGRNTGGSQFYICYQPQPHLDGGHTVFGKVTKGMEYVDAFKGRDKMAKVEIVEA; from the coding sequence GTGGCAAAACAAGCGAAAATCACGCTCGAAAACGGCGGCGAGGTCTTGCTGGACCTGTTCGAGAAGGACGCGCCGAATACGGTGGCGAACTTCGAAAAGCTGGCGAACGAAGGCTTCTATAACGGACTCGCGTTCCACCGCGTCATCCCGGGCTTCGTCGCGCAAGGCGGCTGCCCGAACGGCACCGGCACCGGCGGACCGGGCTACACGATCGACTGCGAGATCAACCCGAACAAGCATGAGCGCGGCTCGCTCGCGATGGCTCATGCCGGACGGAATACCGGCGGCAGCCAGTTCTACATCTGCTACCAGCCGCAGCCGCATCTTGACGGCGGACATACCGTCTTCGGCAAGGTCACCAAAGGCATGGAATACGTCGATGCGTTCAAAGGCCGCGACAAGATGGCCAAAGTCGAAATCGTCGAAGCTTGA
- the ribD gene encoding bifunctional diaminohydroxyphosphoribosylaminopyrimidine deaminase/5-amino-6-(5-phosphoribosylamino)uracil reductase RibD, whose amino-acid sequence MRETIDDRFYMELALGMAAKTAGQTGINPAVGCVVVKDGRIVGLGAHLKRGEGHAEVHALAMAGEEARGATAYVTLEPCSHYGRTPPCSDRLIAAGIARVVVAELDPNPLVSGTGMAKLQAAGIETEAGVMEAEARRRSEPFRKFITTRLPYVTLKTASTLDGRIATASGDSRWVTGPEARAAVHAMRHRHMGILVGIGTVLADDPSLTTRLDVPGLHPVRIVADSALRLPLDSKLVRDGAAPTIALASGAADEGRAEALRAAGVEVIRCGIGASVELQEAMRLLGEREIGSILLEGGGRLNGSMLAAGLVDRICVFLAPKIIGGEDAPSSFRFAGFERMADAIELDDVEVERYGRDVCISGKPAAGGGIG is encoded by the coding sequence TTGAGGGAAACGATCGATGATCGATTTTACATGGAGCTTGCGCTCGGCATGGCGGCCAAGACGGCCGGCCAGACCGGAATCAACCCGGCCGTCGGCTGCGTCGTCGTCAAGGACGGCCGCATCGTCGGCCTCGGCGCCCATCTCAAGCGGGGCGAGGGGCATGCGGAGGTGCATGCGCTGGCCATGGCGGGAGAAGAAGCTCGGGGAGCGACGGCCTACGTCACGCTGGAGCCGTGCAGCCATTACGGCCGCACGCCGCCTTGCAGCGATCGCTTGATCGCCGCCGGCATCGCCCGCGTCGTCGTCGCCGAGCTCGATCCGAATCCGCTCGTCTCGGGCACCGGCATGGCCAAGCTGCAGGCGGCCGGCATCGAGACGGAGGCGGGCGTCATGGAAGCAGAGGCTCGGCGGCGAAGCGAGCCGTTCCGCAAGTTCATCACGACCCGGCTGCCGTACGTCACGCTCAAGACGGCCTCCACGCTGGACGGCCGCATCGCGACCGCGAGCGGCGACAGCCGCTGGGTGACCGGGCCGGAGGCGCGAGCGGCCGTGCATGCGATGCGCCATCGCCATATGGGCATCCTGGTCGGCATCGGCACCGTGCTGGCGGACGATCCGAGCCTGACGACGCGTCTGGACGTGCCGGGCTTGCATCCGGTCCGGATCGTCGCCGATTCGGCCTTGCGGCTGCCGCTGGATTCGAAGCTCGTTCGCGACGGAGCCGCGCCGACGATCGCGCTGGCGTCTGGAGCCGCCGACGAAGGCCGGGCCGAGGCGCTGAGGGCGGCCGGCGTCGAGGTCATCCGCTGCGGCATTGGAGCCTCTGTGGAGCTGCAGGAAGCGATGCGGCTGCTCGGCGAACGCGAGATCGGCTCCATCCTGCTCGAAGGCGGCGGGCGTCTGAACGGCTCGATGCTGGCGGCGGGGCTGGTAGACCGGATCTGCGTGTTCCTGGCGCCCAAGATCATCGGCGGAGAGGATGCCCCCTCGTCGTTCCGCTTCGCCGGCTTCGAGCGGATGGCGGACGCGATCGAGCTGGACGACGTCGAGGTAGAGCGGTACGGACGCGATGTTTGCATCAGCGGCAAGCCTGCCGCCGGGGGAGGGATCGGCTGA
- the ribE gene encoding riboflavin synthase produces the protein MFTGLIEEIGELRGVARKGEALVLRIGAASVLEGVRLGDSIAVNGVCLTVTGWSSDSFEADVMPETYRHTNLGELPAGSPLNLERAMRADGRFGGHIVQGHVDGIGRIAERRAYANAVLFTIRLEDEGLRRYIIPRGSIAVDGVSLTVTEAGEGVFSVSIIPHTLAETVLQRKHPGATVNLECDVLGKYVDHLLRFGGRAESADSGKPGRAAGGSLSAAFLAENGFA, from the coding sequence ATGTTCACGGGGTTGATTGAAGAAATCGGGGAGCTGCGCGGCGTCGCTCGAAAAGGCGAGGCGCTCGTGCTCCGCATCGGAGCCGCCAGCGTGCTGGAGGGCGTCCGGCTGGGCGACAGCATCGCCGTCAACGGCGTCTGCCTGACGGTCACCGGCTGGAGCTCGGACAGCTTTGAGGCCGACGTCATGCCGGAGACGTACCGGCATACGAATCTCGGCGAACTGCCCGCGGGCAGCCCGCTCAACCTGGAGCGGGCGATGCGGGCGGACGGCCGCTTCGGCGGCCACATCGTCCAAGGCCATGTGGACGGCATCGGGCGGATCGCGGAGCGCAGGGCGTACGCCAACGCGGTGCTGTTCACGATCCGGCTGGAGGACGAGGGCTTGCGCCGCTACATCATCCCGCGCGGCTCGATCGCGGTGGACGGCGTCAGCCTGACGGTGACGGAGGCGGGGGAGGGGGTATTTTCCGTGTCGATCATTCCGCATACGCTGGCCGAGACCGTGCTGCAGCGCAAGCACCCGGGCGCGACCGTCAATCTCGAATGCGACGTGCTCGGCAAATATGTCGACCATTTGCTGCGGTTCGGCGGACGGGCGGAAAGCGCCGATTCCGGCAAGCCGGGACGCGCGGCCGGCGGTTCGCTTAGCGCGGCCTTCCTGGCGGAGAACGGATTCGCATGA
- a CDS encoding bifunctional 3,4-dihydroxy-2-butanone-4-phosphate synthase/GTP cyclohydrolase II yields the protein MERFDHQDASEPFDTIEDAVQDLLAGKPVIVVDDEDRENEGDLIALADTISPAVINFMITEARGLVCVPIAADRARELDLPPMVARNTDYHGTAFTVSVDHIRTTTGISAHERAETVRALVDGAARADDFRRPGHIFPLIAKDGGVLRRAGHTEAAIDLAKLCGAKPGGVICEIIREDGTMARLPDLVDFKRKHGLKLITIQSLIEHRNRREQLVERVVEVNMPTDFGVFRAVAYTNEVDGKEHVAFVKGEIDPEQPTLVRVHSECLTGDVFHSRRCDCGPQLAAALRQIEEAGSGVLLYMRQEGRGIGLINKLKAYQLQEQGLDTVEANLKLGFGPDLREYGIGAQILRDLGVRRMRLMTNNPRKIRGLEGYGLSVAERVPIQMERNESNTNYLNTKKTKLGHLLEFEI from the coding sequence ATGGAACGATTCGATCATCAAGACGCCAGCGAGCCGTTCGATACGATCGAAGACGCCGTCCAGGATTTGCTGGCCGGCAAGCCGGTCATCGTCGTCGACGACGAGGATCGCGAGAACGAAGGCGATCTCATCGCGCTCGCCGACACGATTTCGCCGGCCGTCATCAATTTCATGATTACCGAGGCGCGGGGGCTCGTCTGCGTGCCGATCGCGGCGGATCGCGCCCGGGAGCTCGACCTGCCGCCGATGGTCGCCCGCAATACGGATTATCACGGCACGGCGTTCACGGTGTCCGTCGACCATATCCGCACGACGACCGGCATCTCCGCGCATGAGCGCGCCGAGACGGTGCGGGCGCTCGTCGACGGCGCGGCACGGGCCGACGATTTCCGCCGGCCGGGCCATATCTTTCCGCTGATCGCCAAGGACGGCGGCGTGCTGCGGCGAGCCGGCCATACGGAGGCGGCGATCGATCTGGCCAAGCTGTGCGGCGCCAAGCCGGGTGGGGTCATCTGCGAGATCATCCGCGAGGACGGCACGATGGCGCGCCTCCCGGACCTGGTGGATTTCAAGCGCAAGCACGGCCTCAAGCTGATTACGATCCAGTCGCTGATCGAGCATCGCAATCGCCGCGAGCAGCTGGTGGAGCGGGTCGTCGAAGTGAACATGCCGACCGATTTCGGCGTCTTCCGCGCGGTCGCCTATACGAACGAGGTCGACGGCAAGGAGCATGTCGCTTTTGTCAAAGGAGAGATCGACCCGGAGCAGCCGACGCTCGTGCGGGTGCACTCGGAATGCCTGACCGGAGATGTGTTCCACTCCCGGCGCTGCGACTGCGGCCCGCAGCTGGCGGCGGCGCTGCGGCAGATCGAGGAGGCGGGCAGCGGGGTGCTGCTCTACATGCGGCAGGAGGGGCGCGGCATAGGCCTCATCAACAAGCTCAAGGCGTATCAGCTCCAAGAGCAGGGACTCGATACGGTAGAAGCCAACCTGAAGCTCGGGTTCGGTCCCGATCTGCGGGAATACGGCATCGGAGCGCAGATTCTGCGCGATCTCGGCGTGCGCCGGATGCGGCTCATGACCAACAATCCGCGCAAGATCCGCGGCCTCGAGGGCTACGGGCTGAGCGTGGCCGAACGGGTTCCGATCCAGATGGAGCGCAACGAGAGCAACACGAATTACTTGAATACGAAAAAAACGAAGCTCGGCCATCTGTTGGAGTTTGAAATTTAA
- the ribH gene encoding 6,7-dimethyl-8-ribityllumazine synthase, which translates to MTKYYEGHLVSQGLKYGVVVGRFNEFITGKLLSGALDAFKRHGASEDEVEVAWVPGAFEIPLIAQKMAESGKYDAVITLGAVIRGSTPHFDYVCSEVAKGVAAINLKTGVPTIFGVLTTDSIEQAVERAGTKAGNKGWEAAAAAIEMANLTRAIQG; encoded by the coding sequence ATGACGAAATATTACGAAGGACATCTGGTATCGCAAGGGCTGAAATACGGCGTCGTCGTCGGCCGCTTCAATGAGTTCATCACCGGCAAGCTGCTGAGCGGCGCCCTGGACGCATTCAAGCGCCACGGCGCAAGCGAGGACGAGGTGGAGGTCGCCTGGGTGCCGGGCGCGTTCGAGATTCCGCTGATCGCCCAGAAGATGGCGGAGAGCGGCAAGTATGACGCCGTCATCACCCTCGGAGCCGTCATCCGGGGCTCTACGCCGCATTTCGACTACGTCTGCAGCGAGGTCGCCAAAGGCGTCGCCGCGATCAATCTCAAGACCGGCGTGCCGACGATCTTCGGCGTGCTGACGACGGACTCGATCGAGCAGGCGGTGGAGCGCGCAGGGACCAAGGCCGGCAACAAGGGCTGGGAAGCCGCCGCCGCCGCGATCGAGATGGCGAATCTGACGCGGGCGATCCAAGGCTGA
- a CDS encoding segregation and condensation protein A: MSLLYKLEAFEGPLDLLLHLLDREEIDIYDIPISRITDQYMDYLHAMQEFELDVTSEFLVMAATLLAIKSGQLLPRPPVMDEYEDAWDEEDMLDPRDELVQKLVEYRRYKQIAEHLRDREMARSLVYSKEPEDLTTFMKEDDAHPLEGLDLGDIMAAFRRALRKAARRTHVARIHRDEISVKDRIRDISELLRTHETALFSRLVGEAVERHEIVVTFLAILELMKMKQVRVFQNSLFDDIVIHWRGEASDRDGAAAEINY; encoded by the coding sequence ATGAGCCTATTGTACAAACTGGAAGCATTCGAAGGGCCGCTGGATTTGCTGCTTCACTTGCTGGATCGGGAAGAGATCGATATCTACGACATCCCGATCAGCCGGATCACGGATCAGTACATGGACTACCTGCACGCGATGCAGGAGTTCGAGCTGGACGTGACGAGCGAGTTTCTCGTCATGGCCGCCACGCTGCTCGCGATCAAGAGCGGGCAGCTGTTGCCCCGCCCTCCCGTCATGGACGAGTACGAGGACGCCTGGGACGAGGAGGACATGCTCGATCCGCGCGACGAGCTCGTGCAGAAGCTGGTGGAGTACCGCCGCTACAAGCAGATCGCCGAGCATCTGCGCGACCGCGAGATGGCGCGCAGCCTCGTCTACAGCAAGGAGCCCGAGGATCTGACGACGTTCATGAAGGAGGACGATGCCCATCCGCTGGAGGGACTCGACCTCGGCGACATCATGGCGGCGTTCCGCCGGGCGCTGCGCAAGGCGGCGAGGCGGACGCACGTCGCCCGCATCCATCGGGACGAGATATCCGTCAAGGATCGCATCCGCGACATCTCCGAGCTGCTGCGGACGCATGAGACCGCGCTGTTCTCGCGGCTCGTCGGCGAGGCGGTGGAGCGGCACGAGATCGTCGTGACGTTCCTGGCGATCCTCGAGCTGATGAAGATGAAGCAGGTCCGCGTCTTCCAGAACAGTCTGTTCGATGATATCGTCATCCATTGGAGAGGGGAAGCGTCGGATCGTGATGGTGCAGCAGCTGAAATCAATTATTGA
- the scpB gene encoding SMC-Scp complex subunit ScpB: MVQQLKSIIEGLLFMAGDEGLTVRQIAEIVEIDQRLSEDLVRELKSDLEQAGRGIRIAEVAGAFRFTTHPDHAPYFERMAYSPSRSTLSQAALETLAIIAYRQPITRVEIEEIRSVKSEKAIQTLVAKDLIEEKGRAEQIGRPILYGTTRSFLDHFELGSLEALPEPAAITPEAELEEQTQLLFGRLDSRRASLDEEF; the protein is encoded by the coding sequence ATGGTGCAGCAGCTGAAATCAATTATTGAAGGACTTTTGTTCATGGCAGGCGACGAGGGACTGACGGTCCGGCAGATCGCCGAGATCGTCGAGATCGACCAGCGCCTGTCGGAGGATCTCGTGCGCGAGCTCAAGAGCGACCTGGAGCAGGCCGGGCGCGGCATCCGCATCGCGGAGGTGGCCGGGGCGTTCCGCTTCACGACGCATCCGGACCATGCGCCTTATTTCGAACGGATGGCCTACTCTCCGTCCCGCTCGACGCTGTCGCAGGCGGCGCTGGAGACGCTGGCGATCATCGCGTACCGGCAGCCGATCACGCGCGTGGAGATCGAGGAGATTCGCAGCGTCAAGAGCGAAAAGGCGATCCAGACGCTCGTCGCGAAGGATCTGATCGAGGAAAAAGGACGCGCCGAGCAGATCGGCCGGCCGATTCTGTACGGCACGACGCGCTCCTTTCTCGACCACTTCGAGCTCGGCTCGCTCGAGGCGCTGCCGGAGCCGGCGGCGATCACGCCCGAGGCGGAGCTTGAGGAGCAGACCCAGCTTCTGTTCGGCCGCCTGGACAGCCGCCGGGCTTCGCTCGACGAGGAATTTTAG
- a CDS encoding DUF2953 domain-containing protein — MGAWFGWLGIILVPLLLLAAIAAVPVRARAQLSRHEGDDNLSLQVKTLFGLLKFNWEIPMMKLGGKGLQVEELARADSPSLLHTESDVKKDIGPSRIAELLQDAWKLLRRTENLTGLVRRLLNKVEISRWTWRTTIGAGDAVWTAMATGAAWSLQTTALGLLSQLCRLNAQPQMEVRPDYRAARLETSFDCIAEIRLGNAILAGLQLLVRMMRTEGGVRLWQNILFKA; from the coding sequence ATGGGGGCATGGTTCGGCTGGCTGGGGATCATTCTCGTGCCGCTGCTGCTGCTCGCCGCGATCGCGGCCGTTCCGGTGCGCGCCCGCGCCCAGCTGTCGCGGCATGAGGGCGACGACAATCTTTCCCTTCAGGTGAAGACGCTTTTCGGGCTGCTCAAGTTCAACTGGGAGATTCCGATGATGAAGCTCGGAGGCAAGGGGCTGCAGGTGGAAGAGCTCGCGCGGGCAGACAGTCCGTCGCTGCTGCATACCGAATCGGACGTGAAAAAGGATATCGGTCCCTCCCGCATCGCCGAGCTGCTGCAGGACGCCTGGAAGCTGCTGCGCCGGACGGAGAACCTGACCGGCTTGGTGCGGCGCCTGCTGAACAAGGTGGAGATCAGCCGCTGGACGTGGCGGACGACGATCGGCGCCGGAGATGCGGTATGGACGGCGATGGCGACCGGCGCGGCCTGGTCGCTGCAAACGACGGCGCTCGGCCTGCTCTCGCAGCTGTGCCGGCTGAACGCGCAGCCCCAAATGGAGGTGCGGCCCGACTACCGGGCGGCGCGGCTGGAGACGAGCTTCGACTGCATAGCGGAAATCCGCTTGGGCAATGCTATCCTTGCCGGACTGCAGCTGCTGGTCCGGATGATGAGAACGGAAGGAGGCGTCAGACTGTGGCAGAACATCCTATTCAAGGCCTGA
- the ytfJ gene encoding GerW family sporulation protein yields the protein MAEHPIQGLMQTAMENIKEMVDVNTIVGDPVQTPDGSVIMPISKVGFGFVAGGSDIRMDGGARSSSTHADGHNAQVALPFGGGSGGGVSITPIAFLVVGTQGVRVVPLDNQTHLVERVIDAVPGAFEKIQGMFRHHDGVERVESTLITSDPIL from the coding sequence GTGGCAGAACATCCTATTCAAGGCCTGATGCAGACCGCCATGGAAAATATCAAGGAAATGGTGGACGTCAATACGATCGTCGGCGATCCCGTGCAGACGCCGGACGGCAGCGTCATCATGCCGATCAGCAAGGTCGGCTTCGGCTTCGTGGCCGGCGGCAGCGACATCCGCATGGACGGCGGCGCGCGCAGCAGCTCGACCCATGCCGACGGGCACAACGCGCAGGTCGCTCTGCCGTTCGGCGGCGGAAGCGGCGGCGGCGTATCGATCACGCCGATCGCGTTCCTCGTCGTCGGCACGCAGGGCGTGCGCGTCGTTCCGCTCGACAACCAGACGCATCTGGTCGAGCGCGTCATCGACGCGGTGCCGGGAGCTTTCGAGAAGATCCAAGGCATGTTCCGCCATCACGACGGAGTCGAGCGCGTCGAGAGCACTCTTATCACGAGCGATCCGATCCTTTAG
- a CDS encoding D-alanyl-D-alanine carboxypeptidase family protein produces the protein MAIAGAWKRTAAAAAGLALLGASLLSAPAAKAADAADAPRPPATSAKAAALIDVESGRLLYSSESADEPMRIASLTKIMTAITAIEEGDLESMVTVGQRAVGKEGSSIYLKLGEKMKLKDMLYGLMLRSGNDAATAIAEHVGGSEEGFVKMMNDKAAWIGLERSTFMNPHGLDQEGHLSTANDLAKLTAYALKNPVFADIVGTKVHKAPNPFDSWDYSWANKNKMLALYEGADGVKTGYTKTALRCLVSSATRDGQQLAVVTLNDRDDWRDHASMLDWGFEHYRLKTLAAKGERLKGYPLASGRQLRYPLAEGEDAGLSNRLVLLSPEKDALAYSLGERGRLEWTLDGRPIGAVPIYEAGSSRIGQPDRATASFRPGGMFPSRPASLGAALSRSLKALFAAGGE, from the coding sequence GTGGCAATTGCAGGTGCGTGGAAACGAACGGCCGCCGCCGCCGCAGGTCTTGCGCTGCTCGGCGCGAGCCTGCTTTCGGCGCCGGCGGCGAAGGCGGCGGACGCGGCGGACGCCCCCCGTCCGCCGGCTACGAGCGCAAAGGCAGCCGCGCTGATCGACGTCGAGTCGGGCCGGCTGCTCTACAGCAGCGAGTCGGCCGACGAGCCGATGCGGATCGCCAGCCTGACCAAGATCATGACGGCGATCACGGCGATCGAGGAAGGCGACCTGGAGAGCATGGTCACGGTCGGGCAGCGCGCGGTCGGCAAGGAAGGCTCGTCGATTTATTTGAAGCTGGGCGAGAAGATGAAGCTGAAGGACATGCTGTACGGCCTCATGCTGCGCTCCGGCAACGACGCCGCTACGGCCATCGCGGAGCATGTCGGCGGCTCGGAGGAAGGCTTCGTCAAGATGATGAACGACAAGGCCGCTTGGATCGGGCTGGAGCGCTCGACCTTCATGAATCCGCACGGGCTCGATCAGGAAGGCCATCTGTCGACGGCGAACGATCTGGCGAAGCTGACCGCTTATGCGCTCAAGAATCCAGTGTTCGCGGACATCGTCGGCACGAAGGTGCACAAGGCGCCGAACCCGTTCGACAGCTGGGACTACAGCTGGGCGAACAAGAACAAGATGCTCGCCCTGTACGAGGGCGCCGACGGCGTCAAGACCGGCTATACGAAGACGGCGCTGCGCTGCCTCGTCAGCTCGGCGACGAGAGACGGCCAGCAGCTGGCCGTCGTCACGCTCAATGACCGGGATGACTGGCGTGACCATGCGTCGATGCTGGACTGGGGCTTCGAGCATTACCGGCTCAAGACGCTCGCCGCGAAAGGAGAGCGGCTGAAAGGCTATCCGCTGGCGTCGGGCCGGCAGCTGCGGTATCCGCTGGCGGAAGGGGAGGATGCGGGCCTGTCCAACCGCCTCGTGCTGCTCAGCCCGGAAAAGGACGCGCTCGCCTACTCGCTCGGCGAGCGGGGACGGCTCGAGTGGACGCTGGACGGACGTCCGATCGGCGCCGTCCCGATCTACGAAGCGGGCAGTTCGCGGATCGGCCAGCCGGATCGCGCGACGGCATCGTTCCGGCCAGGCGGGATGTTCCCCAGCCGGCCGGCAAGCCTCGGCGCGGCGCTGTCGCGAAGCCTGAAGGCGCTGTTCGCGGCGGGAGGGGAGTGA
- a CDS encoding nucleoside recognition domain-containing protein, producing the protein MVNWIWLGFIVISVVVAAATGRMDAVTQAAFDGAKNGVTICFGLVSILVFWMGLMRIAEDAGLLARLARLLSPFVRLLFPDVPKGHPAMGYIMSNMSANILGLGNAATPMGIKAMQELQKLNPDPGTATPAMCTLLALNTSSITLVPTTLIAIRMNYGSANPAEIVGTTLAATAVATAAAILLDRWYRSRSKQPPLAPPAGGAGSLPRRAARSAGRLLGRRELPPEA; encoded by the coding sequence ATGGTCAACTGGATCTGGCTCGGCTTCATCGTCATTAGCGTCGTCGTGGCCGCCGCGACCGGACGCATGGATGCGGTCACGCAGGCGGCATTCGACGGGGCGAAGAACGGGGTGACGATCTGCTTCGGCCTCGTCAGCATCCTCGTCTTCTGGATGGGGCTGATGCGCATCGCCGAGGACGCCGGCCTGCTCGCCCGGCTCGCCCGGCTGCTCAGCCCGTTCGTCCGGCTGCTGTTTCCCGACGTGCCCAAGGGCCATCCCGCGATGGGCTACATCATGAGCAACATGAGCGCCAACATCCTCGGGCTCGGCAACGCCGCCACGCCGATGGGCATCAAGGCGATGCAGGAGCTGCAGAAGCTGAATCCCGATCCGGGGACGGCGACGCCGGCGATGTGCACGCTGCTGGCGCTGAACACGTCCAGCATTACGCTCGTGCCGACGACGCTGATCGCGATCCGCATGAATTACGGCTCGGCCAATCCGGCGGAGATCGTCGGCACGACGCTGGCGGCGACGGCGGTCGCGACGGCAGCGGCGATCCTGCTCGACCGCTGGTACCGGAGCCGGAGCAAGCAGCCGCCGCTGGCGCCGCCGGCAGGAGGAGCGGGGAGCCTCCCGCGCCGTGCCGCGCGTTCGGCGGGCCGGCTCCTCGGACGGCGCGAGCTGCCTCCGGAAGCGTAA
- a CDS encoding spore maturation protein, with translation MYSIINLLSIWMIPAIIAFIPLYGAFRKVPVYETFTEGAKEGFGTAIGIIPHLVGMMVAISMFRASGALDYVTGAMEPLLRHLGIPGEVLPLSLLRPLTGAGSLAFTSDLIATHGPDSMIGRIASTIQGSTDTTLYVLTVYFGAVGIRRTRYALKVGLMSDLVGFLAAVFICLYVFG, from the coding sequence ATGTATTCGATCATCAACCTGCTGTCGATCTGGATGATCCCCGCCATCATCGCCTTCATTCCTTTATATGGCGCGTTCCGCAAGGTTCCGGTGTACGAGACGTTTACCGAGGGCGCCAAGGAGGGCTTCGGCACCGCCATCGGCATCATCCCGCATCTGGTCGGCATGATGGTCGCGATCAGCATGTTCCGCGCCTCCGGCGCGCTGGACTACGTGACCGGAGCGATGGAGCCGCTGCTGCGGCATCTCGGCATCCCCGGCGAGGTGCTGCCGCTATCGCTGTTGCGGCCGCTGACCGGAGCGGGCTCGCTCGCCTTCACCTCCGATCTGATCGCGACGCACGGACCGGACAGCATGATCGGGCGGATCGCCTCGACGATCCAGGGCAGCACGGATACGACGCTGTACGTGCTCACGGTCTACTTCGGAGCCGTCGGCATCCGGCGCACGCGCTACGCGCTCAAGGTCGGCCTGATGTCCGACCTGGTCGGCTTCCTTGCCGCCGTGTTCATCTGCCTGTACGTGTTCGGCTGA